The window TGCCAAGTACGCACACTGTATCAAAGTAGAACATTGCTCAACACTTACACTCCCACCTACATTGTGCATGAGAGACCCAGATGAAGATCAGTGAACTGAGCTTTTTTGCCCCTCTCTGTTCCTCCAGGTGGTGTTATCTTGTATGCTGGCTCGTCTGGCAGTGCCAGCCCGAGTCCTGGCAGCCCTTCAAGTGGATATCAGACCCAGTCGCCCTCCTCCCACTCGCAGCCTTCTTCCCCAGAGGGTGTCTCCTTTCAGGAGATTGGGGCACCGAGGCAGAGAGGGGAACAAGGGGGAGGAACTCCTTCCCCGAAAATGGTCTTCCAGTTTCCTGAAGTAAACAATGCTCCAGTTGCCCAAATAACGACAGTATCATCGGTAACTTACAACCATCCCACAGTGGCCAAAAGACCTTGTGGTTTCACTGGCACGTTCACCAGTAAGTACCCCCTCATTTCCCTCCTCCGCATTCCCCTCTATGTTTACCTGCCAGCAGTCgttgtatttttctctctgatgatGGATGTATGCTTCTTTCATAGAAACCGGAGGTATGGTGCTTCTGTGTAAGGTGTGTGGAGACATCGCATCTGGGTTCCATTATGGTGTTCACGCCTGTGAGGGCTGCAAGGTGAGACTGAACAGAGATAGTATTatgttatttctttcttttttttttgttcaataggagcgcacacagacacactgccaCTATAGACATGCTTTAAAGTCTTTATTGTTGCTTTTCCAGGGTTTCTTCAGACGCAGCATTCAGCAGAATATCCACTACAAGATGTGTGTGAAGAATGAGAACTGTCTCATCATGCGCATGAACCGAAACCGGTGCCAGCACTGCCGCTTTAAGAAGTGTCTCTCCGTGGGCATGTCCAGAGATGGTGAGAGACTGTGCTCATGTTCTTAAAGAAGATATTTAGACCCATGGCGAATTAATGTTTAGTTTTctcactgcagaggagaggattTAATTGATATGTGTAGCGCAGGGAGGATCAGATGTTAAAGCTTCACACAATAGGTTATTAAAAAGGCAAGAAAAGAATTCCTGTTGTAGCTTTCGACAAAAGCCTGATTCTACTGTTTTTAAGCTGCTCTTACTCCtccattagaaaaaaaaaatcattttctcttcttATTCTTGtatcttctttctctctccactctcttccttttgtcttttgttaccctctgcctccctctctccttgcCCTGCTGTCTGATTTATGGCAAGAGGAGCCGGAGAGTCCCAGTAGTCATCAGTCATACAGAAACTGTGACAAATGGAGTTTATTTTGGGAAATTGGGGCACAGAGTTGTTGATCACCCCCTGTGTTCGCCAAGACGCATGGGTCCTAcctatttatttagttatttcttaacactgacatttacaaaCAATCATTTGAGACTTAATGTTATTCCATCCTGTTAATCATAAAAGCCAcagttgaaattaaaataatattactACATCTAATCTGCTCTACTGCATTATTTCACTGCAGGAGTCTGATCTCTAGGGATATGGCTAAAGTAGGTGATAATAAATCATGGCTTTCTGGAGCAAACATTTTTAGTTGACCCAAAAAAGCCAAAACGAGGGAGTGACAAAATCACCTGCGAATTCATCAGATTGCAACAGGGAAACTTTATTGTTAATAACCATATGTTACATGTTTTGATTCTCTATAAAATGCCCACAAATTgaattaagaagaaaaaatgtaatgttgatTACTGGTTCTACCAAAGCCCAAAGATATAATGTTGTACACCTCTAAAGCCAGCGTCTTTGACTTGACAACATGATTTCtgcaaattcatttttgatcatCCAAATTTTCTCCCACCTTCAACCCTTTGTCTCGTCACCTCTCCTTACCTGCCTCTCTTGTCATCTTGACCTTTCTActactcactcactctgtcacttaACTAATGACATCATGTTCAGTGCTGCTGACCCAGTGACCTACTTCCACAGGAAAATAGAGAATGAGTGCTCAACTAAAAGGcagaaagggaagagagagcgagggatgAGGGGGAGGTGGTATAGCATGCAGAGTACTATAAATAGGGCTGTCAGTGGAGGTGCAGTATTGAAAAGGGGGGAAGGGAGGATTGTAAAGActagagaggaggatgaggcaGGCGCATGAGATGAAGGCTTTAGTGTCGGTATTGTGATGAAACAGCTGTGATGGAGACAGAATAGTCAGAGGCAGATAAGAGAGATCTTGGGATTAGTAATCCATTTAGAGATTACAGTTGGAGTGTCAGATGTTGAATTCATATTAGAGCAAGAACTGAGCGTTGCGTTTCTCTACAttgtttgaatgtgaaaatcatttaactgtgtgtgtttctgctgttgaaTGTGTTAACGGCAGTGCTGCCAGTAAGGAGCTGGCAGTGATATCGATGCTTGATGTCACTAAATGCTAACAAAGGATGCTCTCTCCCTGTTGCTATTCTCCTCAGCTGTGCGTTTTGGGCGTATTCCTAAAAGGGAGAAGCAGAGACTCTTGGATGAGATGCAGAGCTACATGAACAGTCTCAATGAATCAGCTTCCATGGAAATGGAGGTATCGCCTCCCCCCGATGCCCCCTCCAGTCCACAGAACCAGACGAACGAAGGCTCCATATCGCAGGCTTACCGTGGCAATTTAATGAACGGCGACGAGAAACCTCTCAAGATGGCTGCCCGCAATAGCAACGCATGCACTTCCTCTTTCCAGAACGGTTCAGTACAGGAGCCCGCCCTGTCGCACCCGACAACCCAGACGCAGCACACAGTTCGTGGGGAGCAGGCAAACCTGACGCAAAGCTACCATGTCCCCACAAACTGCCCCGTCGCCCACACCAACAATGAAAACTCCACTACTGCTAACGTTGACAATGTCAAGTACACCTACTCCTCCAATCAGAATCAGTGCCCCATCAGTCACAGTCTATCACCTCAGTCACCCTacccagccaatcagaacagttTCCAACCCATCGAGTCCCAGAACCAAAGCCCCTGCCCCTGGAAGCTGAATGGAGGTGCCAAAGTGCTGGTGagcctttttttccttttgatatatatacatttatgatATCTATGAAATTTATGTCAATAATAAGTCCCTAACACTTGTCttgttctcttctctctgtctctcgcagGCATGTCCACTCAATTCATGTCCTGTGGCTCCGGCCAGTCGTTCCAGTCAGGAGGTGTGGGAATCTTTCTCCCAGTGCTTCACCCCTGCTGTCAAAGAAGTAGTGGAGTTTGCAAAGAGCATCCCAGGCTTCCAGAGTCTTAGCCAGCATGATCAGGTCATGCTGCTCAAATCTGGCACTTTCCAGGTACATCCACTTAACCTGAATGTTGTTTGTGGaatatttttctgttcttcctttcttttccttctgtgtTCTGATTTGTTTCTGATGCTAACCTGGGCTGGTTCTGTCCACAGGTTCTCATGGTGAGGTTCTGCTCATTGTTTGACCCCAAGGAGAGAACAGTGACCTTCCTCAATGGACAGACGTACTCACTGGCATCACTGAGGGCTCTTGGCATGGGCTCCCTACTGGACAACATGTTTGATTTCAGTGAGAAGCTAGGATCTTTGGGTCTGGAGCCAGACGAGATGGCTCTTTTTATGGCTGTCGTGCTCGTGTCAGCTGGTAAGACTTATCCACTTATATCCACACAAGTACATATTATATGCAGTCACATTTCCTCATGTCTAACCCCactttctcctccctttcttcaGACCGCTCTGGTATAGTGGAGGTGGGAgcagtggagctgctgcaggacaatCTAATAAAAGCCCTGCGCTCTCTCATCACCAGTCGCCGCCCGGATGACAGCACCCTTTTCCCAAAGTTGCTGCTTCGTCTGCCGGACCTGCGCACCCTTAACAACCAGCACTCTGACAAGCTTTTAGCTTTCCGTATTGACCCTTGAGTTCACATAGCCTGCAGCTTACTGAGGTATCTGCTGTGGGGAACCTCCCGGCTCCCCATGCAAGCCTGGCCTGCCGCATACAATAC is drawn from Seriola aureovittata isolate HTS-2021-v1 ecotype China chromosome 2, ASM2101889v1, whole genome shotgun sequence and contains these coding sequences:
- the LOC130187251 gene encoding nuclear receptor subfamily 1 group D member 2-like, encoding MENSPGGGVILYAGSSGSASPSPGSPSSGYQTQSPSSHSQPSSPEGVSFQEIGAPRQRGEQGGGTPSPKMVFQFPEVNNAPVAQITTVSSVTYNHPTVAKRPCGFTGTFTKTGGMVLLCKVCGDIASGFHYGVHACEGCKGFFRRSIQQNIHYKMCVKNENCLIMRMNRNRCQHCRFKKCLSVGMSRDAVRFGRIPKREKQRLLDEMQSYMNSLNESASMEMEVSPPPDAPSSPQNQTNEGSISQAYRGNLMNGDEKPLKMAARNSNACTSSFQNGSVQEPALSHPTTQTQHTVRGEQANLTQSYHVPTNCPVAHTNNENSTTANVDNVKYTYSSNQNQCPISHSLSPQSPYPANQNSFQPIESQNQSPCPWKLNGGAKVLACPLNSCPVAPASRSSQEVWESFSQCFTPAVKEVVEFAKSIPGFQSLSQHDQVMLLKSGTFQVLMVRFCSLFDPKERTVTFLNGQTYSLASLRALGMGSLLDNMFDFSEKLGSLGLEPDEMALFMAVVLVSADRSGIVEVGAVELLQDNLIKALRSLITSRRPDDSTLFPKLLLRLPDLRTLNNQHSDKLLAFRIDP